The region GCTGTCGCTACCGCGCAGTTCCTGATCACGATCAGTCGAAGGCTCGAGCCAGCGATCTATGTCGCGCTATGGTACCTGATCGCCACTTTCGTGTGGACGACGATGAACTTCGTGCTTGGAAGCTTCATCCTGCCATACACGATTTCGGGCATCAACAGCGCCGCCTTCCATGGCCTCTATCTCCACTATATCGTCGGGCTGTGGCTAACGCCCGCAGGCTACGTGATCATCTACTATTTCCTGCCGGTCAGCGCGCGAAATCCGCTCTATGCCCATAAGCTCTCGCTGGTAGGCTTCTGGTCCCTGGCATTGTTCTACCCGTTCGTCGGCATCCACCATTACCTCTACAGCCCGATCGCCGACTGGGCCGAGACCTTGGCCGTCGTCACGTCGATGCTGCTGATCATTCCGGTGTGGACGGTGCTGGTGAACTTCTTTGGCACCATGATGGGCAAGTGGCATGAGTTCGGCAGGAACCTGCCGGCGAAGTTCCTGATCATGGGCTCGCTCATGTATCTGGTCGGCTGCTTCCAAGGCTCGACCGAGGCGCTGCGGCAGCTGCAGCAGCCGACCCATTTCACCGATTTCGTCATCTCGCATTCGCACCTTACCGTGTTCGGCACGTTCGTCGTCTGGGCGATGGGGGGCCTCATCTATACTTGGCCGCGGCTGTTCGGGCGCGAACTCTGGTCATTCAAGCTCGGCAACTGGTCGTTCTGGCTGATCACCGTCGGCATCGCGACCATGGGCCTCGTCCTCACAGCGGGCGGGCTGCAGCAGGGTTATCAATGGATGAATGGGGTCGAATGGCTCGACTCGCTCGTCTGGGTGAAGCCCTACTGGCTGGCGCGGACCCTGGCAGGCATCAGCATGGATATCGGCATGTCGCTGCTGGTGCTGAATCTGATGCTGACCGCTCTGACCAGCCCGGCGGTTGAGGCGCGACGCGTCCGCGGGCCGGTGGAGGCGCCTATCCCGGCCCCGGCTGGAGGGCTCGCACGGTGAACGTTCGCTTCTTCGCGCTGTTCGCCGGCGTCTTCTGCATCACCCTTGCGGTGATCACGCAGGGCGTGCTGCCCTTCGTGGAGCCGTCCTCGCGAACGACGCGCGTGACCTCGGTGGTGCGCACGGATTTCGGCCAGTTGAAATGGATGGTTTCAGAGGCGACGGACTACACCGAGCAGCAGCTTCGCGGCCGCAACATTTACCTGCGCGAAGGCTGCTGGTACTGCCATTCGCAATTCGTGCGGCCAGTGACCGGCGAGATCCGCCGCTGGGGACCGGTCAGCGAGGCGGGCGAATACGCCTATGACGTGCCGCACCTGTTTGGCACACGCCGGATCGGACCGGACCTGACGCGCGTCGGCCTGAAATACAGCGACGAGTGGCACCTGGCGCACTTCTACGATCCGCGGATGCTGGTGCCGGACTCGATAATGGCGCCGTATCGCGGCCTCTTCCACGAGCCCGATGCAGCCGTCCGTATCGTTGACGACGGCGCTGGCAATCGGACCCTGGAACGGACAGAGGTCACCGAAGGCCTGTTCGACTTCGACAGCCAGCAAGCGATCCAGCTGACGCCGAATGCATCCGGGTTGCTGTTCGTGCCGCTGAAGGCGCGCGATAGAAAGCCGATCGTCCTGACGCCGAACGACGAATACACAGGAGAAACCGTCAGTATCGTGGCGGAGACGGAATCGGTGGCGGCGCTCGTTTCCTACCTCCAGAAGCTCGGCACGAACCGGGGTAAATGGCGCGATCTGTTCGAGCCGCAAAGCCTGGAGGTCATGGATGCGACGATGCCGCGATCCGAGGAATGGATTGCTTATGGCAAGGAAGTCTATGAGCGCCGCTGCATCGGTTGCCACGGTGCCAAAGGCGACGGCAACGGGCCGGCCGCCACCTTTATGTTTAACCAGCGGCCTAGGGACTTCACGTCCGCAGTCTTCAAGTTCAGGTTGACAAAGGAGCCCCTGCCCACGGACGGCGACATGCTGCGCACCATTACTCGCGGCGTCCGCGGCACGGCAATGCCCCCTTGGTACGACCTGCCGCTCAACGATCGGCTGGCGGTGATCCAGTACATCAAGTATGAGCTAGCGGTTGACCGTTCCGATCCTGCCAGTCCTTACGCTTTCTTCGTCGAGGAACCGCCTGGCCCACCGTTGTATATCGGGCGCCCGCCGATCCCGTCCCAGACGATGCTGGACCGTGGCAAGGAGGTTTGGCAGGTGGCGAAATGCTGGGAGTGCCACGGCCAAGGCGGCAAGGGCGACGGCGAGAAGGCTGCCGGCCTCAAGGATGATCTCGGGTTCGCCAGCGTGCCGGCCGACCTCACAAGCGGCCAGTTCAAGTCTGGCCCGGCCGTCGAAGACATCTTCCGGACGATAACTACCGGCCTCAGCGGCACGCCGATGCCGTCCTACCGGAATGCCTTTCCGGACGAGGACCGGTGGGCGCTTTCCTATTTCGTGGTGGCGCTTTCCGCCTATAAAGACCCGCTCTCGCTGCAGCCGCTCTCGATCAAGAAGGAGGCCCGCGCGGCGCTGAACGATCTGGAACTGGTCGCTGACAAGCCTGAGCGAGCGTATGTACCCGATCCGTCGGTGCCAGCGTCTGGCCCGCCAGCGCCGCCTGGCGAGGAACAGGCACCCGCCGGAGGTTAGCGCATGCTCGGTTTTGAAGTCACCGGACCCTATGCGGGCGCCATGCTGATGAGCCTGGCGGCCCTGTTCTTGTTCATCTGGGGCGTCCTATCCGGCGCCTTGAGCGGCACCGACAAAGCCGCCAACGGGTTTTTTGAAAGGGAAATGGAAAATGAGCGATCTGCAGAGCAGCGATCCGGAGAGCCCGAGGCATCCGGAACTGGAGGTGCGTCAAAGCTCGCACCCTGAACTGGAGGACTATGCCGGCGGCCTGATACAGGCGCGTGTGGGATTCATTCCGCTATGGCTTCTCGTCGTCTACGTACTGCTGTTCGCCTGGGGGCTGTATTACATGTATGTTTATTGGGGCGGACTCGGCCCCGGCCGTCTGTTCTAAGAAGACTGTCGCCAGGGCCGGTAAGGCAGGAGTGATGGAGATGTTGATACCTAAAATTCTCCTTGGGGTCGCCGCATTGAACCTCCTTTTCCTGGCCTTCGAGGTGGCGATAAACGTGCTTCGTCTTTATTTCGGCTGACATAGGAGCAGCGGATGCTACAGGACACCGTCTTCAAGCTCGCTGACGCCGGCTTGCCGCAGATGCTCGGCTTCCTCATCTATGGCGGCTGCACCGTCGGCTTTATCATCTACCTTTTCTATCTTGTGCGGCAATAGCGGCGCAGCGACAACGCCAATGATCTACTACCTCGTGATCTTCGCCGCTGGATTTGCAGGCAGCTTTCATTGCATCGGCATGTGCGGCGGCTTTGCCTGCGCGCTGGGCCGCGATCAGCGAGGCGGAGGCGCAACCGTCCTTCGCCATCTGCTCTACAATACCGGCCGGTTGACAACCTATTGCTTTCTGGGCGGGCTCGCGGGTGCGATCGGTCAGGTCATCTGTACCACGCAAGGTCTAACGGCAGCGCCGCTCTTGAACGGCTCCCTCGACATCGCCCAACGAATTCTCGCGATCGTCGCTGGCCTGCTCATGATTGCCATGGCGTTGCAGTTCTTCGGCTTGCTGCAGGTCTTTCATCGCCTTGCGATCGGATTTGGCGGCAGCACATTTGCATTGTCCCTACGCGGTCTCTTGACGGCCCGGAGCAGCGCCGCACCGCTCGCCTTTGGCGTTTTCAACGGCTTCCTGCCATGTCCGCTAGTCTATGCCTTCGCCGCCCAGGCGGCGAGCACCGCCGGAGCGCTTCCCGGGTTCCTCGTCATGGCATGGTTCGGACTGGGAACCTTCCCCGCGATGTTGATGATGGGCGGCGTTGGCCGGATACTCGGGCCAGCCTGGCGGCGGCGCGGCGTGCGGCTGGCTGGTGGCTTTATACTTTTGCTCGGTCTCATCACGCTCGGCCGTGGTCTCCTGCCTTCTCACCCGCATATCGGCCTTGCCTGGCTGGGCGGACATCCCGTATGACTGCGCATGACCATATCCTCTGTAGCCATTGTTCGCTGCCCGTCGGCCTGCGCCCGATGGAGCGCAGGCTCAACGGTGAGGCTTGCGCGTTCTGCTGCTACGGCTGTTGCATCGCCTTTCAGGTGAAGAGCGGCAGACACGAAGAGTGGGAAGCCGCCTGGCTTCTGATCCAGCTCGGCGTGGGAGGCTTTCTCTCCATGAATATCATGATGTTCAGCCTCCTCCTCTATTCGGACGCGTTCACCGGCGTCGATGCGGGCGTGCTGCCGTGGGTTCACCTTTTGCTCTGGATCTTCGCGACGCCGGCGGTGGTGATTCTCGGCGGACCCTATCTGCGCGAAATGTGGCTCAATGGCATTCAGGGACGAGTGACGTCGTCGGCACTCATCGTGCTCGGCGTCGCTGCCGCTTACCTCTATTCGGCATTTGCCGTGTTCGAGGGCAGCACGCATGTCTATTTCGATACCGCCGTGATGGTGATGATGCTTTTCACCGTTGGCCGCTATCTCGAGGCTGTTGGCCGCGCAAGGGCGGCGCGCGACCTCGAACCTCTTCTGGCCGCAGAAAGCGAGAGCGCGACCGTGGTCGATGGCGCGGCAGAGATCCGCCGTCCGGTGCGGGAGGTGTCGGCCGGCATGCTGGTGCGGGTCCGGCCAGGCGAGCGCATTCCGGTCGACGGCCTGGTTGTCGAGGGGGAATCGAACACCGATGAGGCCGTGATTACCGGAGAAAGCCGGCAAGTGACAAAGGGCGCCGGCTCAAAGGTGATTGCCGGCAGCATCAATATCGACGGCCCGCTCCTGATCCAAAGCAGCGGTGACGGAACCGCAACCCGCTGGGCGCGGATTTGCCGGTCGGTGCGCGAAGCGCTGGGCCGTCGCAGTCCAACCCAGCGCCTTGCCGATCGCGTCGTTGGCGTGTCCGTGCCGCTCGTCCTCGCCCTCGGCGGTTTGGCGATCGTTTACTGGGCGCAGTCATTGCCGCTCGATCGGGCGTTGCTGATTGGCCTCTCGGTACTGGTGGTTGCCTGTCCTTGTGCCGTCGGCCTCGCTGCTCCGATGGCGACATCACTCGGCATCGGCCGGCTGGCGCGGCACGGGTGCCTCGTCCGCGACCCCGGCGTGCTCGAGACTCTCGCGCGTGTACGGTTGCTCGCCTTCGACAAGACCGGCACTCTGACGGCGGGCAAAGTGCGTCTCGTCGGCATCGACCGCGAGGAGGTCGGCATCGACGAAGTACTGGCGCGCGCCGCCGGTCTGGAGCGCCTTTCCCAGCATGGTCTGGCGCGGGCAATCGCGGCGGCCGCCGCTCAGCGAGACATCACACCGCTCGTCACCCGCGATGTTCGGACGGTTCCTGGCCGTGGCATCCGCGGCAACGCCGAAGGCCGGCCCGTGGCGGCAGGGAACGGCAGATTAATGAATGATCTGGGCTGGCCGCTTCCCCCGTCGCTGGTCGAGCGTGCGCGGTCGCTGGAGGCGAGCGGTTATTCGGTGGTCTATGTCGGTTGGGGCGAGCGGGTTCACGCCGTGCTGTCGCTCGATGATTCACCGCTTCCCGAGGCGCAGGCCGCGATCGCGGCCCTGCGTGAGCGCGGGCTCGACGCCACGCTGTTGACCGGCGACTTGGCGCAAGCGGCGGAGCGGATCGCGGCCCTGGTTGGGATCAAGGACGTCCAAGCGGGCCTTTCGCCCGAGGCCAAACGGCTGGCCCTGGATCGGCTCCGCCATCACCACGGTTCGGTGGCGATGGTCGGCGATGGACTGAATGACGGGCCGGTCCTGGCCGCCGCAGATGTCGGTATCGCCGTCGGCTCCGCCACCGATCTCGCCCGCGAGACTGCGGCGCTCGTGCTGCCTGCGGATGGATTATGGATGCTGCCCTGGATCGTCGACGTGGCCCGCGCGGTCCGCAGGACCATCTTGACCAACCTTATGTGGGCGTTCGGCTACAACCTCGTCGCGCTGACGTTCGCAGCATTCGGACTTCTGCAGCCAATCCTTGCGGCGGCGGTCATGGCCGGCTCGAGCATCCTCGTGGTGGTGAATTCGCTGCGGCTGGAGCGGCTGCCCGATCCTGTTCCAGCGCTGATCCCGGAGCAACGATCCGGCACCAAGGCGGAGCGTACCCACAATGGCACCGGCATTTCCGCAATGGCCGGCCCGGCCGTCGAGCGGAGTTGAGTTTCGTTTCAGCCATACGATCTCCGACATCGGACCAAGAATGCGTTGGAAGAGGATGACCTGTCGGCGCAGACGGAAAACGCGGCGGATCTCCTCGCGCTCGAGAAACGCCACCAGCCTGTGCTTTTCCATCGCCAGCACCTTGTCCTCGATCGTCTGCACGACCGGGAGATAACCATCGACTATGAAATCGATGATCGCGTGTAGTACGTAATCCGGCCCCCTCTGCAACGATTGGGGCGAGGCCTCCAGTTGTGAGCGAAGCTCGGTGTAAGCACGTGCAGAGCCCTGCCGGACCGAGATGATGTGGTGCCGCCCGACAAACAGCGACGTTTCGCCGTAGAGATCTTGTCGCACTCGAGGTGCGCGGTTTTGGCAATCACAAAGAGCTGCTCGCCGTAGATGTCCACCTTTGCTATCTGCTGCGAATTGAGTGCATCCTCGACGGCAAGCTGATGAAGCGCGAAGGGTCGCCATCTCTTCGACCGTCCGGGGCGTAGAAGCCGATCCATGCGAATTCATCGTCTTTGAAGGAAATCGGCGTTGGGGAGAGCGGCAATTCCTCCGCGCGCTTTCCGTCTCGGTACATGAACGAGGCGACTACGGGCATGAGATTTCCTTGTTTCCAGCAACGCGAAGCAGGTATCGTAGTCTAGCCTCGGGTGTGATGGACCAGCGAGCAAATGCTGCGAGTACGGACCCCACCGCCTTCGAGCTCAGACCGAGTGAACCAGATGCGATTAGCCAGCGCACTACCAGAAGGAAGCTCTCAGCGAAAAGTCCGCTGCTAGGCGCACGGGCCTCTGAGCCTCGTGTTTTTCTCTTCAGTGCTTGGAGGGGAGGAATTGTCGGTCCGGCGACTGCCATCGCCGGACCGACGTCGTGCTACTCGGCGGGCGTGACCTTGCCGGGTAGGCTGAGATTGCCCGACGCGACCTTGAAGACGTTGCTTACGCACAGCAGCGGGGCGTGCAGGTTGCCGCTGACCTTGAGGCCTGCCGTGACGCCGTCGTATGCAGCGCCTGCGATGCCGCCGATGAGCGACAGCGGAATGGTGACGTCCACGGCGTCGCCTTTAAACGTTATCGGGTATTCCGGGCTGTCGATCAACAGCGGAACGCCTGGCCAGGTCTCCGGGACCTTAGGCTTAGCGCCTGCCGGAATGTCGATGACCTTAAGGCCACCGCCACAGGTCTTGTCTTCCGCCAGAACGACCCAGTGCGGGTGCCAGACGTCGCGGTTCTTCCCGCCTTTGGCGGCGTCGTCGAAGTCGGGGTGGAACGTTACCGCAAGCGCGACGATGCCCTGGTCTTTGTCGAAGCCGATTTCGCCGCTGTTGAACGAGGTTGGCCAGACGTAGGCGTAGACGTCGGACCCTTCGAATTTGCCCGTCGCCGCGGGTTTTTCAGAGCCTGCTTCGCCACGCACCCGGGTTGTGAACACGGCAGTGTCACCCTTCGTCGCGATGGTGGTCTCAATGATGTCAAACGGGGCCTGGACAGCCTCCGCCGGTTCGGCCTTGATGGAGTGAGCGGCGGCGGCGCTCAGCCATAAGAGCGCTGTCCCGGCGAGAAGCGCGCCGGCTGCGAATTTCCTGGCCATTTCGGTACTCTCCTTCCTTCTACAATTGCCTGGAGGCGTTGGGGCTATCCTTGTAGGCGGTGGCAGCCCGGGACGAAGAATCGGCTGTATCGTGGTCGCGGCAGTCGATGCGGATAGGTTTTAATGGTCTACAGTCGATTCCCTCAGGGCAAAGGTTTGAACAGTCGGCTTTCCGGGCCAAAGTAACTATAAGCCCGCATGGAGGTCTCATCGAGAGCAAAAACCGCCGAGAGCGGCTGCTCGTGCCGGAATGCGCGATGACTATGTCGCCGAAGACAACTCTGTCCGTGTTGTAGATGTTTTCATCGATGAGCTGGATTTGAGTGCAAAAGAGCTTTGCCGCTGCGGCGGCGACTGGGCGGCCCCGCAACGATGCTGAAGCTCTACCTCCATGGCTAGCTCAACCAGGTGCACTAGAGCCGACGGTTGGAGCGAGGCAGGCCGCAAAGTCGAGCTGATGAAGCTGACGGACGTTGATGGGCTTCCCTCCTGCTACCCAACTGCCGCCCCAATCTGCGATGTGCGGATCAGGGCAGCGACGTAACGCCAAACAGCCATTCGTGCAGTTTCCATACGAACAGCCCATAAACCAAGAGGCCTGCGATTGCAGCCATCATGTCCCGTTTTGCCGGCCCCGGCGCCGGTATGTCATTGCCCCGGCGTTTTATCGAGATGATCAGCGCGGTGAGCGAATAGAACCCTCTCCACGGCCCGTTCCCCATAACCGCAATGCGCCGGTTGCGCCAGGCCGGCGCAAAAATACGAACCGAGTGGACGCCCAGAAAGATCAGCAGGCCGAGAACCAGGATAAACATCGTCGCCTCCGCGAGAGTTACGCGCCAACCTAGCCGGTTGCTCGGAAGCGGCACTCCATGCCGCGCCCTGAGATCAGCATTATTCACTGCTGGGTAGACTACAGCCCTGCCAAGGACCAGCAACCTTGTCGACCAAGAATATTCTCCCCGCCTTCAGCGCATGAGAGACATGATCAGCGGTAACATCAGTAGTAGCAAAAAGGTTGAAAAGAATGGGGGCCTGCTCAAATCGCCCGCCTGAGACTCAGCCGACTACTGCGCGCACCCGTTCCCTCATTGAATTTGAAGGAGAGACAAAATGGCCACCAAAGACAACGCGAAGCCGGAGTAGGCAATTCCGAAAGACGTACACCGGCCATCAGCACGTCGTCGCCAAGCTGCAAGCCAGTTGCGATGCGTGTCGAGCGGTGCGCCGGGCGCACGCGGCGGCGCTTGCTCGAGCTCATGTCATCGGCAGGGTTCGAGGACTATTTTCGCGAGCTTGCACCATTCTTAGCTACCGAGACGACGCTGCAATCGGCAAGGTCGTTGCCCGATACGAGCTTGATATCCACTTCAGCACTATCCCAATCCTCGCCGAGCGGTACGGTTTGCGTCTTGGGTAACCCCAAAGGAGTGGAGCGGATCCGAGCGAACCCAGAGGGCCCGAATACATGGCCGCGCGCCGCGTTGTTAGGTGCAGCCATCGCTGCATCTGCGGCGTTCAACAAAGCCCAGTGCGGGACAACTGGGTGGCCATTGGCTTAGAAATCAGAAGCCTTGGGGCGTCGCAACTGAAAGCAGTGCGGCGCCCGATTCCGCTACTTCAGCAGGAGCGTGGAGGTTGGCACTCGAAGTGCAACGGCGATGCGCCTGAGCCTGCCCGGGTCGACATCGGCACCTAGCTCAATCCTTTTAATTTCGTGGCGCCAGTCAGACCGCAGGTTAATGCGAGGTCCTCGACGCTTTATCCCGCGCGCTTCGCGAGATCGCCGAACAGCGTCACCCTATATCGATGTGGCCTCGGCACGTGGCGGAAGCGTCTATATTGTACATTGAATTTATCATGAGATGACTCCTTCTGTCATGCGCAAGGAGCGCTCTTCGCGTGAAGGGAGCCTGCAGCCATGGAAAAGTCCGGACAGGCAGAATGATTACTATTGCAGTGCAATATAAGTTCAAGGATGACGATGCAAGGCATCGCTGGATGCGGACTTTATCGGCGCGACACAACCGCGAAGATGATCAGCGGCAGCTCTGTGTCGACACGAGACTTTCGCAGCGTCACGAGCAGAGGTCCGGTAGCGGCACGAAAGCTCTAGCGAGCGTGTTCCCGATCTGTGCTCGATAGATCGCATTATCAAGGGGAACCGCGCGCTGGGTTCGGCACTATGCGCCAGAGACGAAGAAGCGGCTGCGCTGACATGGAAGCGGCCGTTGAGGCGGTGCTAGAGCGGGTCGATGAGAGATAGTGAAAGTCAAAGGCAAATGGGGGTGT is a window of Sinorhizobium numidicum DNA encoding:
- a CDS encoding cbb3-type cytochrome c oxidase subunit I, whose protein sequence is MELRGNFANVDLDALVDNRVVRTWLYFGMFWLMVTPSVGVLISSTFNYPDYLGSGNLEFTFGRLRPVHVNGVIFGAFSTLFIGLCYYLVPRLSGVRVIWSEWSVLLAWVWNIATLAGLVGLLIGDSDGLEAGELPLYAKVAFFIVVAVATAQFLITISRRLEPAIYVALWYLIATFVWTTMNFVLGSFILPYTISGINSAAFHGLYLHYIVGLWLTPAGYVIIYYFLPVSARNPLYAHKLSLVGFWSLALFYPFVGIHHYLYSPIADWAETLAVVTSMLLIIPVWTVLVNFFGTMMGKWHEFGRNLPAKFLIMGSLMYLVGCFQGSTEALRQLQQPTHFTDFVISHSHLTVFGTFVVWAMGGLIYTWPRLFGRELWSFKLGNWSFWLITVGIATMGLVLTAGGLQQGYQWMNGVEWLDSLVWVKPYWLARTLAGISMDIGMSLLVLNLMLTALTSPAVEARRVRGPVEAPIPAPAGGLAR
- a CDS encoding cbb3-type cytochrome c oxidase subunit II; this encodes MNVRFFALFAGVFCITLAVITQGVLPFVEPSSRTTRVTSVVRTDFGQLKWMVSEATDYTEQQLRGRNIYLREGCWYCHSQFVRPVTGEIRRWGPVSEAGEYAYDVPHLFGTRRIGPDLTRVGLKYSDEWHLAHFYDPRMLVPDSIMAPYRGLFHEPDAAVRIVDDGAGNRTLERTEVTEGLFDFDSQQAIQLTPNASGLLFVPLKARDRKPIVLTPNDEYTGETVSIVAETESVAALVSYLQKLGTNRGKWRDLFEPQSLEVMDATMPRSEEWIAYGKEVYERRCIGCHGAKGDGNGPAATFMFNQRPRDFTSAVFKFRLTKEPLPTDGDMLRTITRGVRGTAMPPWYDLPLNDRLAVIQYIKYELAVDRSDPASPYAFFVEEPPGPPLYIGRPPIPSQTMLDRGKEVWQVAKCWECHGQGGKGDGEKAAGLKDDLGFASVPADLTSGQFKSGPAVEDIFRTITTGLSGTPMPSYRNAFPDEDRWALSYFVVALSAYKDPLSLQPLSIKKEARAALNDLELVADKPERAYVPDPSVPASGPPAPPGEEQAPAGG
- a CDS encoding sulfite exporter TauE/SafE family protein; protein product: MIYYLVIFAAGFAGSFHCIGMCGGFACALGRDQRGGGATVLRHLLYNTGRLTTYCFLGGLAGAIGQVICTTQGLTAAPLLNGSLDIAQRILAIVAGLLMIAMALQFFGLLQVFHRLAIGFGGSTFALSLRGLLTARSSAAPLAFGVFNGFLPCPLVYAFAAQAASTAGALPGFLVMAWFGLGTFPAMLMMGGVGRILGPAWRRRGVRLAGGFILLLGLITLGRGLLPSHPHIGLAWLGGHPV
- a CDS encoding cation-translocating P-type ATPase, with protein sequence MERRLNGEACAFCCYGCCIAFQVKSGRHEEWEAAWLLIQLGVGGFLSMNIMMFSLLLYSDAFTGVDAGVLPWVHLLLWIFATPAVVILGGPYLREMWLNGIQGRVTSSALIVLGVAAAYLYSAFAVFEGSTHVYFDTAVMVMMLFTVGRYLEAVGRARAARDLEPLLAAESESATVVDGAAEIRRPVREVSAGMLVRVRPGERIPVDGLVVEGESNTDEAVITGESRQVTKGAGSKVIAGSINIDGPLLIQSSGDGTATRWARICRSVREALGRRSPTQRLADRVVGVSVPLVLALGGLAIVYWAQSLPLDRALLIGLSVLVVACPCAVGLAAPMATSLGIGRLARHGCLVRDPGVLETLARVRLLAFDKTGTLTAGKVRLVGIDREEVGIDEVLARAAGLERLSQHGLARAIAAAAAQRDITPLVTRDVRTVPGRGIRGNAEGRPVAAGNGRLMNDLGWPLPPSLVERARSLEASGYSVVYVGWGERVHAVLSLDDSPLPEAQAAIAALRERGLDATLLTGDLAQAAERIAALVGIKDVQAGLSPEAKRLALDRLRHHHGSVAMVGDGLNDGPVLAAADVGIAVGSATDLARETAALVLPADGLWMLPWIVDVARAVRRTILTNLMWAFGYNLVALTFAAFGLLQPILAAAVMAGSSILVVVNSLRLERLPDPVPALIPEQRSGTKAERTHNGTGISAMAGPAVERS
- a CDS encoding NnrU family protein produces the protein MFILVLGLLIFLGVHSVRIFAPAWRNRRIAVMGNGPWRGFYSLTALIISIKRRGNDIPAPGPAKRDMMAAIAGLLVYGLFVWKLHEWLFGVTSLP